A window from Gemmatimonadaceae bacterium encodes these proteins:
- a CDS encoding sulfite exporter TauE/SafE family protein, whose protein sequence is MQIAHLDARAILFLALGAFAVFYAAILLTGLRRTSKADESADAKAGMAALLATGFVTNFFDTLGIGSFATTTTIFRHWKLVRDEYIPGTLNVGHTLPTIVQAYIYTSIVPVDSRTLILMIVAAVLGAWLGAGVVAGWPRRRVQIGMGVTLPILAFAMLLAASQFGSLPGGGTLLGLVGPRLAIAVTANFVLGALMTIGLGLYAPCMILVSLCGMNPTTAFPIMMGSCAFLMPIASARFVRARCFDRRATIGLFAGGIPAVLIAAFIVKTLPLTAVRWLVVIVVLYTAANLLLTAYRERAGALVADSPKPEVTA, encoded by the coding sequence ATGCAGATCGCTCATCTCGACGCTCGCGCCATACTGTTCCTCGCGCTCGGCGCGTTCGCGGTCTTCTACGCCGCAATACTGCTCACCGGTCTGCGGCGGACAAGCAAGGCTGACGAGAGTGCGGACGCCAAGGCGGGCATGGCGGCCCTGTTGGCGACGGGCTTCGTCACGAATTTCTTCGATACGCTCGGCATTGGATCGTTCGCCACGACGACCACCATTTTCCGCCACTGGAAGCTCGTCCGCGACGAGTACATTCCGGGCACGCTGAACGTGGGGCACACGCTGCCGACGATCGTGCAGGCGTACATCTACACGAGCATCGTGCCGGTTGATTCGCGAACGCTCATCTTGATGATCGTCGCCGCGGTGCTCGGCGCGTGGTTAGGCGCGGGCGTGGTCGCGGGATGGCCCCGTCGCCGCGTCCAGATCGGCATGGGAGTGACGCTGCCGATTCTCGCCTTCGCGATGCTGCTCGCCGCGTCGCAGTTCGGCAGCTTGCCCGGCGGCGGAACGCTCCTCGGACTCGTTGGGCCTCGTCTCGCCATTGCGGTCACGGCCAATTTCGTGCTTGGCGCTCTCATGACGATCGGCCTGGGCTTGTACGCGCCGTGCATGATCCTTGTGAGCCTGTGCGGCATGAATCCGACGACGGCCTTTCCGATCATGATGGGGTCGTGCGCGTTCCTCATGCCGATTGCCAGCGCGCGCTTCGTTCGTGCCCGCTGCTTCGATCGACGGGCGACGATCGGACTGTTCGCCGGCGGAATTCCGGCTGTACTCATTGCTGCGTTCATCGTGAAGACACTGCCGCTCACGGCAGTGCGCTGGCTCGTTGTCATCGTCGTGCTGTACACCGCCGCGAATTTGTTGCTCACGGCATATCGCGAGCGCGCCGGGGCCCTCGTTGCCGACAGCCCAAAGCCGGAAGTCACGGCCTAA
- a CDS encoding M48 family metalloprotease: protein MSASLSLCLATLLALAPAVVAWWTGRTLLARADDPVLPELLFDRRRKLAGLTLGGALALAILFADDALWAIPLLWITLLLTSYPIRRRLFGERWSALAYLRYAIFSSVGHFGLWLLAGFAPALVTSLALGLEPNNTDAAMRLALWTGGAFGLVIALWQHHYARVFLALHRAVPLRVTARPELMAKLDAIVERAGTALPRRPEVYRYGAPGGYVMNALAIPSLTHPAVALGDTIVATMDDDEIAAIFAHEIAHHEQFTRGRLRRSWLAGLALAALAAGLPALLLRGVPDAALLTSWLVPVVVIMTLGKRVAKRRDAETASDLRATVLTGDPNALARALTKLHVYSRVPRRWPHAIERAATHPSLARRIQALRERGGTLEPHMPEVSAIVRSPSGTVIALDNERVYWFEGVPEQAPLALDVLRAAASSYRAMSYRDLAELRVAADGGARRLVATDPVGHSWSAPIALNDVAALQGALDRVDVKLGQRRPTAAPARAPAVRWLALALLVMLTMTGELGLTVIPLIVVLVRPTLTAAVAATASIALARVVVAARAIAWADPVRQLAALGAVSVAITLIVLAAQRARVDASRGAAGRITREAWILIGILAGVVVVVALGMAPLASERPASLIGNSLAISAVTVLLGLGGALLTLPQRWWRAGGVLTCGASLGFGAVLTRDAWPLGRTRSLTWTTASLRPAGSVTIPGGGLGLAASPNGSAFAITQYHPQRARAFDAARYVIGRFGDPSHALRTSDALKIVFADSETVLALDTAGTDSLELRAEHVAANRAGNVPVAWRERLPTLESPQLIVDRTRQWWLVVGRAEDDASFVVVADTFGGGRPRTYRLATRGAEYEPGEMLTQPIAAFANGNAIWTTLGRFHTGRDAITPLLLAMTGSIRWELHSSSAAGERFLADLDGMPTCGNEIEREAALCYDRSTGATRVWWATAASKVQQIAELPPSLDLVHIESSETLSAAERFGARLLLVDATTRRGARLTLPGANVRGSGRWTADVVARGGYVMVLSAGRDGAVLSRFEVRTR from the coding sequence GTGTCCGCTTCTCTGTCGCTTTGCCTCGCTACGCTGTTGGCGCTGGCCCCGGCGGTCGTAGCCTGGTGGACCGGGCGCACGCTCCTAGCGCGCGCGGACGACCCGGTTCTCCCCGAGCTGCTCTTCGATCGGCGACGCAAGCTCGCCGGCCTGACGCTCGGAGGAGCACTCGCGCTCGCGATTCTCTTCGCGGACGACGCGCTGTGGGCGATCCCACTGCTCTGGATCACGCTCCTCCTCACGTCGTATCCGATTCGGCGAAGGCTGTTCGGCGAGCGGTGGAGCGCGCTCGCGTATCTGCGGTATGCGATCTTCTCGTCGGTCGGGCACTTCGGATTGTGGCTTCTCGCCGGCTTCGCGCCGGCGCTCGTGACCTCGCTCGCGCTCGGGCTCGAGCCGAACAACACGGACGCCGCGATGCGCCTCGCGCTTTGGACGGGCGGCGCGTTCGGGCTCGTCATCGCACTCTGGCAGCACCACTATGCGCGCGTCTTCCTCGCGCTGCATCGTGCGGTTCCGTTACGGGTGACGGCGCGGCCGGAGCTCATGGCAAAACTCGACGCCATCGTTGAACGGGCTGGAACCGCCCTCCCGCGCCGGCCCGAAGTGTACCGCTACGGGGCGCCGGGTGGCTACGTGATGAACGCGCTGGCGATTCCGTCGCTGACGCATCCGGCGGTGGCGTTAGGCGACACGATCGTTGCAACGATGGACGATGACGAGATCGCCGCGATATTCGCTCACGAGATCGCGCATCACGAACAGTTCACTCGCGGCCGGCTTCGGCGTTCATGGTTGGCCGGCCTCGCGCTCGCCGCGCTCGCCGCAGGCCTCCCGGCGTTGCTGCTGCGCGGCGTCCCCGACGCGGCACTGCTGACGTCGTGGCTCGTGCCGGTCGTCGTGATCATGACGTTAGGCAAGCGCGTCGCCAAACGCCGCGACGCGGAAACGGCGAGCGATCTGCGAGCGACGGTTCTTACTGGGGATCCCAACGCTCTCGCACGCGCGCTGACGAAGCTGCACGTCTACAGCCGCGTACCGCGACGCTGGCCGCACGCCATCGAGCGCGCGGCCACGCATCCGAGCCTCGCCCGGCGCATCCAGGCCTTGCGGGAGCGCGGCGGTACTCTGGAGCCGCACATGCCCGAGGTGAGTGCGATTGTTCGGTCTCCGTCGGGGACGGTGATCGCGCTCGACAACGAACGCGTGTACTGGTTCGAGGGCGTGCCCGAGCAAGCGCCGCTCGCGCTCGACGTTCTCCGCGCCGCCGCGTCGAGCTATCGTGCCATGTCCTACCGCGATCTCGCCGAGCTTCGCGTCGCCGCGGATGGTGGCGCTCGCCGGCTCGTCGCGACCGATCCCGTTGGTCACAGTTGGAGTGCGCCTATCGCGCTCAACGATGTGGCCGCGCTCCAGGGCGCACTGGACCGAGTCGACGTCAAGCTCGGGCAGCGCCGGCCAACCGCGGCGCCCGCGCGCGCGCCCGCTGTTCGATGGCTCGCGCTCGCGCTCCTCGTTATGCTCACGATGACCGGAGAGCTGGGGCTCACGGTCATCCCGCTGATCGTCGTCCTGGTTCGGCCAACACTCACCGCCGCGGTGGCGGCGACGGCCTCGATTGCCCTCGCGCGAGTGGTTGTCGCGGCGCGCGCGATCGCCTGGGCCGATCCCGTGCGTCAGCTCGCCGCGCTTGGCGCCGTATCCGTCGCCATCACGCTAATCGTGCTCGCCGCGCAACGCGCTCGCGTCGACGCGAGCCGCGGCGCGGCAGGGAGAATCACGCGCGAGGCATGGATCCTCATCGGCATTCTCGCGGGCGTCGTCGTCGTCGTCGCGTTAGGCATGGCACCGCTCGCGAGCGAGCGCCCGGCGTCGCTCATCGGTAACTCCCTCGCTATCTCGGCGGTGACGGTACTCCTCGGCCTGGGCGGAGCGTTGCTGACGCTGCCCCAGCGTTGGTGGCGCGCGGGGGGAGTCTTGACGTGTGGCGCGTCGCTCGGCTTCGGTGCAGTGCTCACACGGGACGCGTGGCCCCTTGGCCGAACGCGCTCGCTGACATGGACGACGGCGAGCCTGCGGCCTGCCGGCTCGGTCACTATTCCCGGCGGTGGCCTCGGCCTCGCTGCATCGCCTAACGGCTCCGCGTTTGCAATCACGCAATATCACCCGCAGAGGGCCCGCGCCTTCGACGCCGCGCGATACGTCATCGGGCGGTTCGGCGATCCGTCGCACGCACTCAGGACCAGTGACGCCTTGAAGATCGTGTTCGCCGACAGCGAGACGGTGCTCGCACTCGACACGGCAGGCACCGACAGCCTCGAGCTGCGAGCCGAGCACGTCGCGGCCAACAGGGCGGGCAACGTCCCGGTCGCCTGGCGCGAGCGTCTCCCGACGCTCGAAAGCCCTCAACTCATCGTCGATCGCACACGGCAGTGGTGGTTGGTCGTGGGCCGAGCGGAGGACGATGCTTCGTTCGTGGTGGTCGCCGACACGTTCGGCGGGGGCCGGCCACGAACGTACCGTCTCGCGACGCGCGGTGCGGAGTACGAGCCAGGGGAAATGCTGACACAACCAATAGCGGCCTTCGCGAACGGGAATGCGATCTGGACGACGCTGGGCCGCTTTCACACCGGGCGAGACGCCATCACACCACTCCTGCTCGCGATGACGGGCTCGATCCGCTGGGAGCTGCACAGCTCGAGCGCCGCGGGCGAACGCTTTCTCGCCGACCTCGACGGGATGCCGACGTGCGGCAATGAAATCGAGCGCGAGGCCGCGTTGTGTTACGACCGATCGACAGGCGCGACGCGCGTCTGGTGGGCGACGGCCGCGTCGAAAGTCCAACAAATTGCGGAGCTGCCGCCATCGCTCGACCTGGTGCACATCGAGTCCTCCGAGACCCTGTCGGCAGCGGAGCGCTTCGGCGCGCGGCTGCTGCTCGTCGACGCCACGACACGTCGCGGGGCGCGCCTAACGCTGCCCGGTGCTAACGTGCGGGGGAGCGGAAGGTGGACCGCGGACGTGGTGGCGCGAGGGGGCTACGTGATGGTGCTATCCGCGGGGCGAGACGGGGCGGTCCTCAGCAGGTTTGAAGTGCGAACGCGCTAG
- a CDS encoding amidohydrolase, with protein sequence MRTTPLVAAILVGSVVSTAAAQQRAALPAATDSAVARNLRNEQREDPKFAPDRHEGEGPFQRLVIRGATLIDGTGGPPRGPVDIVVEGNRIVDIANVGVPRVPIDSTKRPPHAAREIDATGMYVMPGIVDLHVHQGTPQKAPESEYYNKLWLAHGITTVRGVPFASFAYSIHEKERSAKNEIVAPRYVVYQRPGTGWGQGPVTTPEQARAWVRWIKAHGADGLKLGAERPDLMAALLDEARKLSMGSTAHLQQTGVGMMNADQATALGLQTVTHFYGLFESMYDSNSVQPYPVDQNYNDEQDRFGQVARQWNLVTPHSEKWKQLLKNLKERDVTLDPTFSIYSAGRDLARKMNLPWHQKYTLPSLYAYYQPSRTNHGSYWYYWTTWDEVAFKNFYRVWMEFVNEYKNMGGKVTTGSDAGFIFSTPGFATIEEMEILQEAGFHPLEVIRSATMYGALTLAQRTGKEPEIGVVRPGMLADMLVVNANPLENLKVLYGTGWFRLNDSTGKVDQVGGVKWTIKDGIVYDAKALLADVARMVEDQRRSPTLAGQKAQ encoded by the coding sequence ATGAGAACCACTCCGCTTGTCGCGGCCATACTGGTGGGCTCCGTCGTTTCGACCGCCGCGGCGCAACAGCGAGCAGCTCTTCCAGCCGCTACGGACAGCGCCGTAGCGCGAAATCTTCGGAACGAGCAACGTGAGGATCCCAAGTTTGCCCCGGATCGTCACGAAGGCGAGGGACCGTTCCAGCGCCTCGTCATCCGCGGTGCGACGCTCATCGATGGGACTGGCGGCCCGCCGCGTGGACCCGTCGACATCGTCGTCGAAGGCAATCGCATCGTCGACATCGCCAATGTCGGCGTGCCCCGTGTGCCGATCGATTCCACGAAGCGTCCTCCCCATGCCGCGCGGGAGATCGACGCGACGGGAATGTACGTCATGCCCGGTATCGTCGATCTGCACGTCCATCAGGGGACGCCGCAGAAAGCGCCCGAGTCCGAGTACTATAACAAGCTGTGGCTGGCGCACGGCATAACGACCGTGCGTGGCGTGCCGTTCGCGAGCTTTGCCTACTCGATTCACGAGAAGGAGCGGAGCGCCAAGAACGAGATCGTCGCGCCTCGTTATGTGGTGTATCAGCGTCCCGGCACCGGCTGGGGACAGGGCCCGGTCACGACACCGGAGCAAGCCCGCGCCTGGGTGCGATGGATCAAGGCGCACGGCGCCGACGGTCTCAAGCTCGGCGCAGAGCGCCCGGATCTCATGGCGGCGCTGCTCGACGAGGCGCGGAAGCTCAGCATGGGCTCGACGGCGCACTTGCAGCAGACAGGTGTCGGGATGATGAACGCCGATCAGGCCACCGCGTTAGGCTTGCAGACGGTGACCCACTTCTACGGATTGTTCGAGTCGATGTACGACAGCAACTCGGTGCAGCCGTATCCCGTCGATCAGAATTACAACGACGAGCAGGACCGCTTCGGCCAGGTCGCGCGGCAGTGGAATCTCGTGACGCCGCACAGCGAGAAGTGGAAGCAGCTGCTCAAGAATCTGAAAGAACGCGACGTCACGCTCGATCCGACGTTCAGCATCTACAGCGCGGGACGCGACCTCGCGCGGAAGATGAATCTGCCGTGGCATCAGAAATACACGCTGCCGTCGCTCTACGCGTACTACCAGCCAAGCCGCACGAATCACGGCTCGTACTGGTACTACTGGACGACGTGGGACGAGGTCGCGTTCAAGAACTTCTATCGCGTGTGGATGGAGTTCGTGAACGAGTACAAGAACATGGGCGGCAAGGTGACGACGGGCTCGGACGCGGGCTTCATCTTCAGCACCCCAGGCTTCGCGACGATCGAGGAGATGGAGATTCTCCAGGAAGCGGGGTTCCATCCGCTCGAGGTGATTCGCAGCGCAACGATGTACGGCGCACTGACGCTCGCGCAGCGCACGGGGAAGGAGCCCGAGATCGGGGTCGTTAGGCCCGGCATGCTCGCCGATATGCTCGTCGTCAACGCGAATCCCCTCGAGAACCTGAAGGTGTTGTACGGGACGGGCTGGTTCCGGCTGAACGACAGTACCGGGAAGGTGGATCAAGTCGGCGGCGTGAAGTGGACGATCAAGGATGGGATCGTCTACGACGCGAAGGCGTTGCTTGCAGACGTCGCCAGAATGGTCGAGGATCAGCGCCGCTCGCCGACGCTTGCGGGGCAGAAAGCGCAATAA